A section of the Elusimicrobiota bacterium genome encodes:
- the nuoB gene encoding NADH-quinone oxidoreductase subunit NuoB, protein MGAKLTALLKSPWVFHLSTGSCNNCDIEVLDCLTPRFDIERFGMLLAGSIKHADVLLVTGSANRKSMERVKKLYDQVPKPCLVVAIGECALSRGLFIQSYNCPVPIDKIIPVDVYIPGCPPRPEAIIAGVVKLIEKVKNAS, encoded by the coding sequence ATGGGTGCCAAATTGACCGCTTTATTGAAATCGCCGTGGGTGTTCCACCTTTCGACCGGCAGCTGCAACAACTGCGACATCGAAGTGCTGGACTGCTTGACGCCGCGTTTTGATATTGAACGCTTCGGGATGCTTCTGGCGGGCAGCATCAAGCATGCCGATGTTCTGCTCGTGACCGGTTCGGCCAACCGCAAATCCATGGAGCGCGTCAAAAAGCTCTACGACCAAGTGCCGAAACCGTGTTTGGTGGTGGCCATCGGGGAATGCGCGCTGTCCCGGGGATTGTTTATCCAAAGCTATAATTGCCCCGTCCCGATCGATAAGATTATCCCGGTGGACGTTTACATCCCGGGTTGCCCGCCCCGGCCGGAAGCGATCATCGCCGGTGTCGTGAAGCTGATTGAGAAGGTGAAGAATGCGTCGTAA
- a CDS encoding FAD/NAD(P)-binding protein, which yields MSEIMNPYQPMQAEVLDVIPETTTIKTIRFRPEKALSFRTGQFVELTIPGVGEAPFTPSSRPAVADVLEVSVMRVGKVTEKVHQLKKGDVIGVRGPFGNGYPLDEFKGREVLVVGGGCGFAPLRSLMYSFFDLSGQFKQLYFRGGCKTPGDFLYRKEVEGWAKRSDLNLDLTVDKGDESWKWNVGVVTTIFDSVKMDYATGVAIVCGPPIMMKFGAKKLLEMGFKEENLYLSMEKNMSCGVGKCGHCRLGVYYPCKDGPVFRYDKIKNFHEIWD from the coding sequence GTGTCTGAGATCATGAACCCCTATCAACCGATGCAGGCGGAAGTTTTAGACGTCATTCCGGAAACAACGACGATTAAAACCATCCGCTTCCGGCCGGAAAAGGCCCTCAGCTTTCGTACGGGACAGTTTGTGGAGCTGACCATCCCCGGCGTCGGGGAAGCCCCTTTTACGCCTTCGTCACGTCCGGCGGTGGCGGACGTTCTGGAAGTCAGCGTGATGCGGGTGGGAAAAGTCACGGAGAAAGTGCATCAACTCAAAAAAGGGGACGTCATCGGTGTGCGCGGCCCTTTCGGAAACGGTTATCCCCTGGACGAATTTAAAGGCCGGGAAGTCCTGGTGGTCGGCGGCGGATGCGGTTTTGCGCCCTTGCGCAGCCTCATGTATTCCTTCTTCGATTTGAGCGGGCAATTTAAGCAGTTGTATTTCCGCGGAGGGTGCAAGACCCCGGGTGATTTTCTTTACCGGAAGGAAGTCGAGGGTTGGGCCAAACGATCCGATCTCAATCTGGATCTGACCGTGGACAAAGGCGACGAAAGCTGGAAATGGAACGTCGGCGTGGTCACCACCATTTTTGACAGCGTCAAGATGGACTACGCAACGGGGGTCGCCATTGTCTGCGGCCCGCCCATCATGATGAAATTTGGGGCCAAAAAGCTTTTGGAAATGGGATTCAAAGAGGAAAATCTTTACCTCTCGATGGAGAAGAACATGTCCTGCGGGGTCGGCAAATGCGGCCACTGCCGGCTGGGGGTCTACTACCCCTGCAAAGACGGGCCCGTGTTCCGGTACGACAAGATCAAAAATTTTCATGAAATCTGGGATTGA
- a CDS encoding proton-conducting transporter membrane subunit, translated as MSLLIPYFRSDPLSLFIGGFVLFFFALTVLYSVGFLRGRSGLGRYYAYVILTLVASLGAVFADHLIVFIVCWGFLGFLLYLLIHFGRRERTPATAKKALIIVAGADVLMILGIALLWRLTGFLRMSDIHVALTSRSAIVAYLCLASGALAKAGSMPFHSWVPDTAEDAPIPVTAYLPASLDKLLGIYLLVRLSLGLFQMTPAMNTLLMTAGSLTIVAAVMMALVQHDLKRLLGYHAVSQVGYMVLGIGTGNPVGIAGGLFHMLNNAIYKNCLFLGGGAVEKNAGTTELDKLGGLARAMPVTFGAFLVAALAISGVPPLNGFASKWMIYQGIIESARTGSPLGLVWLVAAMFGSALTLASFMKVVHAVFLGQPSVEQQQRKTPSAEVGLSMQIPMVTLAVLCLLFGVFAASLPLRMWIFPSLGSAVDYPGIWNAGLTTVLLVVGMLVGLLIYWVGTMAKTRETAIFTGGETVEEYPEMRVSGTEFYHTISEWGCLKTIYGLAEKRRFDPYDLGVELTLRVNRLMQYLHNGILPTYLSWGLFGAAILFLFLMG; from the coding sequence ATGAGTCTTTTGATCCCTTATTTTAGAAGCGATCCCCTTTCCCTTTTTATCGGCGGGTTCGTCTTGTTCTTTTTTGCCCTGACGGTTCTCTACTCGGTTGGATTCCTGCGCGGGCGCTCGGGATTGGGCCGTTATTACGCCTATGTCATTTTGACGCTCGTGGCCTCTCTGGGAGCTGTTTTTGCCGACCATTTGATTGTCTTCATCGTTTGCTGGGGATTCCTCGGGTTTCTACTGTATCTCTTAATCCATTTCGGCCGCCGGGAACGGACTCCGGCCACGGCCAAGAAGGCCTTGATCATCGTTGCCGGCGCTGATGTCCTGATGATTCTGGGCATCGCCCTCCTCTGGCGCCTGACCGGATTTCTGCGGATGAGCGATATCCATGTGGCTTTGACGAGCCGGTCCGCCATCGTGGCCTATTTATGTCTGGCTTCCGGCGCCCTGGCCAAGGCGGGCTCGATGCCCTTCCACTCCTGGGTTCCGGATACCGCGGAGGACGCGCCCATTCCGGTGACCGCCTATCTTCCGGCGTCCTTGGATAAACTTTTGGGGATTTATCTCCTGGTCCGTCTTTCACTCGGTTTGTTTCAGATGACGCCGGCCATGAACACGTTGCTCATGACCGCTGGAAGCTTGACCATCGTGGCGGCCGTGATGATGGCGTTGGTTCAACATGACTTGAAGCGATTGCTGGGCTATCACGCGGTCAGCCAGGTCGGCTACATGGTTTTGGGAATCGGCACGGGAAATCCGGTGGGCATCGCCGGAGGATTGTTTCACATGCTGAATAATGCGATCTATAAAAACTGTCTTTTCCTGGGTGGCGGTGCCGTTGAGAAAAACGCGGGGACAACCGAATTGGATAAGCTGGGAGGCTTGGCGCGGGCGATGCCGGTGACCTTCGGCGCTTTCCTGGTGGCGGCGTTGGCCATTTCCGGGGTTCCTCCTTTGAATGGTTTTGCCTCCAAGTGGATGATCTATCAAGGGATCATTGAATCGGCTCGTACCGGCAGTCCGCTGGGCCTGGTTTGGCTTGTAGCGGCCATGTTTGGAAGCGCCTTGACCCTGGCCAGTTTTATGAAGGTTGTGCATGCTGTTTTCCTCGGACAGCCCTCGGTGGAACAGCAGCAGCGCAAAACGCCGTCGGCCGAAGTCGGCCTCTCGATGCAGATCCCGATGGTCACGCTGGCGGTCCTATGTCTCCTTTTTGGTGTATTTGCCGCGTCCTTACCGTTGCGAATGTGGATCTTCCCAAGCCTGGGATCTGCGGTGGATTACCCGGGAATTTGGAACGCTGGTTTGACCACCGTCCTTCTTGTCGTTGGAATGCTTGTGGGTCTTCTCATTTATTGGGTCGGCACGATGGCCAAGACGCGGGAAACCGCCATCTTTACGGGTGGAGAAACCGTGGAAGAGTATCCGGAAATGCGGGTGTCGGGCACGGAGTTCTACCACACGATCAGCGAGTGGGGCTGCTTAAAAACCATTTACGGGTTGGCTGAAAAACGGCGGTTTGATCCGTATGATCTTGGAGTTGAACTCACCCTGAGGGTCAATCGGTTGATGCAGTACCTTCACAATGGAATTTTGCCGACGTATCTGTCATGGGGGCTGTTCGGCGCAGCAATTCTGTTCCTCTTTCTAATGGGATAG
- the mbhE gene encoding hydrogen gas-evolving membrane-bound hydrogenase subunit E → MIELYTLLGFMIVAALIAIELKDLLSAVVSVSAVGLGLSMVFLILKAPDVAITQLVVEILCLIILIRATIRKDLPFSTSGRWLLNTSITLVFTVIFLTVAWKALAELPKFGYPVPRVSLTYLQEGLAQTGATNLVAAVSMNYRVYDRLGEMTALLAALVGVLTLLRRNGKWITGRVTEEEEE, encoded by the coding sequence ATGATTGAACTTTACACCTTGTTGGGCTTCATGATCGTGGCGGCGCTCATCGCGATCGAGCTGAAGGACCTGCTGTCTGCGGTGGTCTCCGTCAGCGCGGTGGGCCTGGGGCTATCGATGGTCTTCCTGATTCTTAAAGCCCCTGATGTGGCCATCACCCAGCTGGTGGTCGAAATCCTGTGCCTCATCATCCTGATTCGTGCCACCATCCGGAAGGATCTTCCGTTTTCAACCTCCGGCCGCTGGTTGTTGAACACCAGCATCACCCTGGTGTTTACCGTGATCTTTTTGACGGTGGCTTGGAAGGCTTTGGCGGAACTGCCCAAGTTTGGATACCCGGTTCCTCGCGTGTCTCTGACTTACCTCCAGGAAGGCTTGGCCCAGACCGGGGCGACCAATCTCGTGGCTGCGGTTTCAATGAATTACCGGGTCTATGACCGGTTGGGCGAGATGACGGCTTTACTGGCGGCTTTGGTGGGTGTACTCACTCTGCTGCGCCGGAACGGAAAATGGATCACCGGGCGTGTCACAGAGGAGGAAGAAGAATGA
- a CDS encoding 4Fe-4S dicluster domain-containing protein — protein sequence MTTSAEELHHGQLAASPVKGDDQRLYVDLDKCATGECSTCEIQCSYYYHTQKPGNNGIVSIAELATYALVCRRCEEPHCVNACPKDALEQQKDKGNMLVRHALRCVSCKSCSHACPYGTIYPENVPLLIHTCDYCLDRRGQKGEPLCIKSCPHGALSLKSGSIALDENTFLVGDHLIVHSTHWKREKA from the coding sequence GTGACCACGAGCGCTGAAGAACTCCATCATGGCCAGCTGGCCGCGTCGCCTGTGAAAGGGGACGATCAACGGTTGTATGTGGATCTCGACAAGTGTGCTACGGGGGAGTGCTCGACGTGCGAGATTCAGTGCAGCTACTATTATCACACCCAGAAGCCGGGCAACAACGGGATTGTATCCATCGCCGAGTTGGCCACTTACGCGCTGGTTTGCCGCCGCTGCGAAGAGCCCCACTGCGTCAACGCGTGCCCGAAAGACGCGCTGGAACAGCAGAAGGATAAAGGGAATATGCTGGTCCGCCATGCGCTGCGCTGCGTCAGCTGCAAATCCTGTTCGCACGCCTGCCCGTACGGAACGATTTACCCGGAGAATGTCCCTTTATTGATTCATACCTGTGATTATTGTCTGGATCGCCGGGGTCAGAAGGGAGAGCCGCTCTGCATCAAGAGCTGCCCTCACGGCGCGCTCAGCCTCAAAAGCGGATCCATAGCGCTCGATGAAAACACCTTTTTGGTGGGAGACCATCTCATCGTCCATTCAACGCATTGGAAGCGGGAAAAAGCATGA
- the hypE gene encoding hydrogenase expression/formation protein HypE — protein MNNCPLPISNYPNILLAHGGGGKLMRQLIEGLIIPAFSSGQTFQRHDGAVLSIGNTQIAFTTDSYVVHPLFFPGGDIGKLAVHGTVNDLAMCGAKPLYLSCGFILEEGLPMEVLSRVVASMQTAAQDAGVQLVTGDTKVVDRGKADGLYVNTAGIGVLEHNLSIGPSSVQPGDGILINGDLGRHGIAIMAVREGLSFESAIESDTAPLWNPVKKLLDAGVEIHCLRDLTRGGLASALNEIAEDAKLQVSLEEAPIPVHPEVQGACEILGLDPLYVANEGRFCAFVKASDVPRALSVLQTEPSGTKAAVIGKVEKSPSGSGQVTIKTRLGSTRLLDLLSGEQLPRIC, from the coding sequence ATGAATAATTGCCCTCTTCCTATCAGTAATTATCCCAACATCCTTCTCGCCCACGGAGGAGGGGGAAAGCTGATGCGCCAACTGATCGAAGGACTGATCATCCCGGCTTTTTCCAGCGGCCAGACGTTCCAGCGGCATGACGGGGCGGTGCTTTCCATCGGAAACACCCAAATCGCTTTTACGACGGATTCGTATGTTGTCCATCCTCTCTTTTTCCCGGGCGGGGACATCGGGAAACTTGCGGTGCATGGTACGGTGAATGATCTGGCGATGTGCGGCGCTAAGCCCCTCTATCTTTCCTGCGGGTTTATTCTGGAAGAAGGCCTTCCCATGGAGGTTCTCTCCCGCGTGGTCGCGTCCATGCAGACCGCGGCCCAAGACGCCGGTGTTCAGCTCGTGACGGGTGATACCAAGGTTGTTGACCGTGGAAAAGCCGACGGTCTTTACGTCAATACCGCTGGAATTGGCGTACTTGAGCACAACCTGTCGATCGGACCTTCCTCGGTTCAGCCGGGAGATGGCATCCTGATCAACGGGGATCTGGGCCGGCATGGCATCGCGATTATGGCGGTCCGGGAAGGCCTGTCCTTTGAAAGCGCGATCGAAAGCGATACCGCGCCTCTTTGGAACCCTGTGAAAAAATTGTTGGACGCGGGAGTAGAGATCCACTGTTTGCGCGATCTCACTCGCGGAGGATTGGCCAGCGCGCTAAACGAAATCGCCGAAGATGCGAAACTTCAGGTTTCCTTGGAAGAAGCTCCAATTCCCGTGCATCCCGAGGTCCAAGGGGCCTGCGAGATTTTGGGGCTCGATCCGCTCTATGTGGCCAATGAAGGACGTTTCTGTGCGTTTGTGAAAGCCTCAGACGTGCCGCGTGCACTCTCTGTTTTGCAGACAGAGCCGTCCGGTACCAAAGCTGCGGTGATCGGGAAAGTCGAGAAAAGCCCGTCCGGCTCCGGCCAGGTCACGATTAAAACACGCCTCGGCTCCACCCGCCTGCTCGATCTCTTGAGCGGGGAGCAGCTCCCGCGCATTTGTTGA
- a CDS encoding complex I subunit 1 family protein, whose translation MIPILYFLILGFFMTAVIGLLASGIDRKVTARVQYRVGPPLWQPFIDLVKLLGKENLVPAGASRITFFSAPLVGLASAGVVSTLLWLNNCAPSQTFGGDLIVVLYLLTIPSISIMMGGFASRSPYASVGASREMKAILSYELPFVLAMVVPVIKTGYSFRLGDIINTQAQSGAIAGNLSGVLAFGVAILCMQAKLGLVPFDMAEAETEIVSGPLVEYSGAALAVYRLTKSMLLFVLPFFLIMLFLGGVRGGLDILWGALKYVGLVALITVIRNTNPRVRIDQAIRFFWGPVTWVAAAAVVLAMVGK comes from the coding sequence ATGATTCCGATTCTCTATTTTCTAATCCTGGGGTTCTTCATGACCGCTGTGATTGGCTTGTTGGCGAGTGGGATCGACCGGAAGGTGACCGCGCGGGTTCAGTACCGGGTCGGGCCGCCCCTCTGGCAGCCCTTTATTGACCTGGTGAAACTGCTCGGTAAAGAGAATCTGGTGCCGGCCGGTGCTTCGCGGATCACCTTTTTTTCGGCACCCCTGGTCGGCTTGGCCAGCGCCGGAGTGGTCTCGACGCTTTTGTGGCTGAACAATTGTGCCCCTTCACAGACCTTCGGAGGGGATCTGATCGTGGTGTTGTATCTGCTGACCATCCCTTCGATCAGTATCATGATGGGTGGATTTGCCTCCCGGAGCCCCTATGCCAGCGTGGGCGCTTCACGCGAGATGAAGGCCATCCTGAGCTATGAATTGCCGTTTGTCCTGGCGATGGTGGTGCCGGTGATTAAGACCGGTTATTCCTTCCGTCTGGGAGACATCATCAACACACAGGCGCAAAGCGGTGCGATCGCGGGGAACCTTTCAGGTGTTTTAGCTTTCGGGGTGGCGATCCTCTGCATGCAGGCCAAACTGGGACTGGTTCCCTTTGATATGGCGGAAGCGGAAACTGAGATCGTGAGCGGTCCTTTGGTGGAGTATTCGGGCGCGGCGCTCGCGGTTTACCGGCTGACGAAGAGCATGCTTCTTTTTGTGCTGCCGTTTTTTTTGATCATGCTCTTTCTCGGGGGAGTTCGGGGCGGCCTCGATATCCTCTGGGGGGCGCTCAAATACGTCGGGTTGGTGGCCCTGATCACCGTGATTCGCAATACCAATCCGCGGGTGCGGATCGATCAAGCGATTCGATTTTTCTGGGGACCGGTGACGTGGGTTGCGGCGGCAGCCGTTGTCCTGGCGATGGTGGGGAAATAA
- a CDS encoding nickel-dependent hydrogenase large subunit encodes MVRTIVPIGPYHPLQEEPEFFSLTVDGERVVDIDVHLGYNHRGIEKLSEMKTFDMSTFVVERICGICSTSHPFAFTQAVEDIFPMEVPERAKYIRTIIAEGERVHSHLLWLGLAGHFLGYNTVFMWAWKLREEILDVMEILSGNRNNYAMFRPGGVRRDIKADDIPIVLKKIDSILPTLDMLRKAVMDDPVLHARTKGIGVLSREDAIRYGALGPTARASGIARDLRKDCAYAAYDQVEWDMIVCQNGDVFDKLVVRVLETFESVKILKQCLTRLPPGEIDAKIKSIPSGEGIGHIEAPRGECFHYVRSDGTNRAVRHKIRAPTFMNLPTYKATVVGQTISDATIILAGIDPCYCCTERLAVRNLKGTQLYSGEDLVRLSQEKTQRLRKEMGVE; translated from the coding sequence ATGGTTCGAACCATTGTCCCCATCGGACCCTATCATCCGCTCCAGGAGGAGCCGGAGTTTTTCAGCTTGACCGTGGATGGCGAACGAGTGGTGGACATCGACGTTCACCTCGGGTACAACCACCGCGGTATTGAAAAACTGTCGGAGATGAAAACGTTCGATATGTCCACCTTTGTGGTAGAGCGGATCTGTGGGATTTGCTCGACGAGCCATCCCTTCGCCTTCACCCAGGCTGTGGAGGACATCTTTCCGATGGAAGTCCCTGAACGGGCCAAATATATCCGGACGATTATCGCTGAAGGAGAACGGGTTCATTCGCATCTCCTCTGGCTGGGCCTGGCGGGTCACTTTCTCGGGTACAACACGGTGTTCATGTGGGCCTGGAAGCTTCGAGAGGAAATCCTGGATGTTATGGAGATTCTCTCCGGCAACCGGAACAACTATGCCATGTTCCGGCCCGGCGGGGTCCGGCGCGATATCAAAGCGGACGACATCCCCATTGTGTTGAAGAAAATCGATTCGATTCTGCCCACCCTGGACATGCTCCGCAAGGCCGTGATGGATGATCCTGTTCTGCATGCCCGCACCAAGGGGATCGGTGTTCTGTCCCGGGAGGATGCCATCCGTTACGGCGCGCTCGGACCGACCGCGCGGGCCTCGGGGATAGCCCGGGACCTCCGAAAAGATTGCGCCTACGCCGCCTACGATCAAGTGGAGTGGGACATGATCGTTTGTCAGAATGGCGACGTGTTCGACAAACTGGTTGTGCGCGTGCTGGAGACTTTTGAATCCGTCAAAATCCTGAAGCAGTGTCTGACACGCCTGCCGCCCGGCGAGATTGATGCCAAGATCAAGAGCATCCCGTCCGGAGAGGGGATCGGGCATATCGAAGCGCCGCGGGGGGAGTGTTTCCATTATGTCCGCAGTGATGGCACCAACCGGGCCGTCCGCCACAAAATCCGTGCCCCCACGTTCATGAACCTTCCGACGTACAAAGCGACGGTGGTGGGACAAACGATTTCGGATGCGACGATTATTCTGGCGGGCATCGATCCTTGTTACTGCTGCACCGAGCGGCTGGCGGTGCGCAACCTGAAGGGTACCCAGCTCTACAGCGGGGAAGACCTGGTCCGGCTTTCGCAGGAAAAAACGCAGCGGCTCCGAAAGGAAATGGGAGTGGAATGA
- a CDS encoding sodium:proton antiporter has translation MMVYWLCLVLFCIGLYGVVRKRNVIKIVIGLIICEYASNLLFILVGYRMNGRAPVLSPDIPIENMVDPLPQAMVLTTIVIGVATTLLLVALALRLYEKYGTFDITKISELKG, from the coding sequence ATGATGGTCTATTGGCTTTGCCTGGTTCTTTTCTGCATCGGTCTCTATGGCGTGGTGCGCAAGCGCAATGTCATCAAGATTGTTATCGGACTGATTATCTGCGAGTACGCCTCCAACCTGCTTTTTATCCTGGTCGGTTACCGGATGAATGGACGGGCGCCTGTGCTGTCCCCGGATATCCCCATTGAAAACATGGTGGATCCGTTGCCGCAGGCCATGGTGTTGACCACGATCGTCATTGGTGTGGCCACCACGCTTCTCTTGGTGGCGCTGGCCCTGCGTCTCTACGAGAAATACGGCACCTTCGACATTACCAAGATCTCGGAGCTTAAAGGATGA
- a CDS encoding 4Fe-4S dicluster domain-containing protein: protein MEKFVILKKTDLAGFLNKLSDRFDVFVPVKKQNQRFFQKYTAVADNLVIGEVRPFEPLKAFFSRARERIAEGFSSDNPTPRKPQAIVGVKACDLKGLKIQDHVFKNHGFPDPFYNRNRVDNLIISADCTCAIDTCFCLAVGVKPYPTEDFDLNLSLLEDRFLVEAGSDKGSNWLQQHASLFKRVTDKDVQLRDEQRVRVVQAVEQNLKTHEVPNQERFSGMIERNFASGIWEDEAKTCVECGACTQICPTCHCFLLYDQKEGDTLMRSRVWDSCMLKDYARVAGGANPRKRLWMRLRNRFEKKFDFFPKVAQVYACTGCGRCITACPAKIDIRRVLKRLVNEVSRV, encoded by the coding sequence ATGGAAAAATTTGTCATTTTAAAGAAGACGGACCTCGCCGGGTTTTTAAACAAGCTCTCGGATCGTTTCGACGTCTTTGTCCCCGTCAAAAAACAAAACCAACGTTTCTTCCAAAAATATACGGCGGTCGCGGACAACCTGGTGATCGGAGAAGTCCGGCCTTTTGAGCCGCTGAAGGCGTTTTTTTCGCGGGCCCGGGAGCGGATTGCGGAAGGGTTCAGCTCCGACAACCCCACCCCCCGTAAACCGCAGGCCATTGTGGGCGTCAAGGCCTGCGACCTGAAAGGTCTTAAGATTCAGGACCACGTCTTTAAAAACCATGGGTTTCCAGATCCCTTCTATAACCGAAACCGCGTAGACAATCTGATCATCAGTGCCGACTGCACCTGCGCGATTGATACCTGTTTTTGCCTGGCGGTTGGCGTCAAACCCTATCCCACCGAAGACTTTGACCTGAACCTGTCACTTCTCGAAGACCGCTTTCTGGTCGAAGCCGGTTCGGACAAAGGGAGTAACTGGCTGCAGCAGCACGCCTCCTTATTTAAGAGAGTCACCGACAAAGATGTTCAGCTTCGGGATGAGCAGCGGGTCCGAGTTGTTCAAGCGGTTGAGCAGAACCTGAAGACCCATGAGGTCCCGAACCAGGAGCGGTTCTCCGGCATGATCGAACGGAATTTCGCCTCCGGGATATGGGAAGACGAAGCCAAGACGTGTGTGGAATGCGGCGCCTGCACCCAGATCTGCCCGACGTGTCACTGCTTTCTTCTTTATGACCAGAAGGAAGGCGACACCTTGATGCGGTCTCGCGTGTGGGATTCCTGCATGCTGAAGGATTACGCCCGGGTAGCCGGCGGCGCCAATCCCCGGAAGCGGCTCTGGATGCGGCTGCGCAATCGATTCGAGAAAAAATTTGATTTCTTCCCCAAGGTAGCCCAGGTTTATGCCTGCACCGGATGCGGCCGCTGCATTACCGCGTGTCCCGCGAAGATCGACATCCGGCGGGTCTTAAAACGATTGGTTAATGAGGTCAGCCGTGTCTGA
- a CDS encoding NADH-quinone oxidoreductase subunit C: MADGNEALMTREAVLKDLREKLGGDILSLVEKSPKRIYVDIKPDAIRKWVLYLHKDLGARFNIASGVDMREHMEILYHFTLEEINVVISLRVRLEKSHLSIDSVTPQLEAANWIEREIHELLGIEFKGHPDMRRLLLPDNWPKDVYPLRQDYKEWDPEAIRDRGV; this comes from the coding sequence ATGGCAGACGGAAACGAGGCCCTAATGACTCGGGAAGCGGTTCTCAAGGATTTAAGGGAAAAATTAGGAGGCGATATCCTTTCGCTCGTCGAAAAATCACCCAAACGAATTTATGTCGACATTAAGCCCGACGCGATTCGGAAATGGGTTCTTTATCTTCACAAAGATTTAGGGGCGCGTTTTAATATCGCTTCCGGAGTGGATATGCGTGAGCACATGGAAATCCTCTACCACTTCACGTTGGAGGAGATCAATGTGGTGATTTCGCTTCGGGTGCGGTTGGAGAAGTCGCATCTGTCGATCGATTCCGTGACGCCGCAGTTGGAGGCGGCCAACTGGATTGAGCGCGAAATCCACGAGCTGCTGGGGATCGAATTCAAAGGGCACCCCGATATGCGAAGACTGCTTCTCCCCGACAACTGGCCGAAAGATGTATATCCGTTGCGCCAGGATTATAAAGAGTGGGATCCGGAAGCGATCCGGGACAGGGGCGTGTAA
- a CDS encoding MnhB domain-containing protein, which yields MKMVTGPSLSRVVRTAARSVVRLMFLFGFYIVFHGPITHGDGFAGGVIMALGFVLLMVVFGKDEAFRILPRSATRILAASGALLLLAVGVLGLGREGHFFFNFLGKGSPFQYWSAGIIPLCNLAILLIVTGALFGAFAALMLFHLDAEKKP from the coding sequence ATGAAGATGGTGACAGGTCCAAGTCTGTCGCGCGTGGTGAGGACCGCGGCCCGCTCCGTCGTGCGGCTGATGTTCCTTTTTGGTTTTTATATCGTCTTCCATGGCCCGATCACGCATGGCGACGGTTTTGCGGGCGGGGTGATTATGGCGCTTGGGTTTGTTCTCCTCATGGTGGTCTTTGGAAAGGATGAAGCGTTTCGGATCCTGCCGCGTTCGGCGACCCGGATTCTGGCGGCCAGCGGGGCGCTGCTTCTTTTGGCCGTCGGGGTACTCGGATTGGGTCGTGAAGGCCATTTCTTCTTTAATTTTCTTGGGAAAGGCAGCCCTTTCCAATACTGGAGCGCCGGCATCATCCCGCTCTGCAACTTGGCCATCCTGCTCATTGTGACGGGCGCGTTGTTTGGGGCCTTTGCCGCGCTGATGTTATTCCATCTGGATGCGGAGAAAAAACCATGA